A single Cannabis sativa cultivar Pink pepper isolate KNU-18-1 chromosome 7, ASM2916894v1, whole genome shotgun sequence DNA region contains:
- the LOC115697619 gene encoding putative disease resistance protein At3g14460, translating into MHDLMVDLARTISEKYNCLLEENDDIDRLEKKTRHLGCDMKIYIDNKISNYDFETTRLRTFLTFDSRYSEINFSKEVVQNLLSMLKYLRVLSFRGLHITELSDLIGELKHLRYLDISGTKIVRLPKSVTKLYNLQTLKLEDCDQLETLHKDMHHLINLRHLVVSGGSLVEMPSQICKLRNLQMLTTFVVGKNSGAKIEELVELQSLHGELSIMKLENVVIITKASDQVNVLDKKQLEKSCLAWSFNDVVVDPKHGEGVLKILSPNTMLKQLKILNYPGSKFPNWVGNDLFSNIVEVRVDGCERCSILPPFGQLSLLKDLYISRFN; encoded by the coding sequence ATGCATGATCTTATGGTTGATTTGGCTAGAACTATTTCTGAAAAATATAATTGTTTGTTAGAGGAAAATGATGACATTGATAGGCTTGAGAAGAAGACACGTCACCTTGGATGTGACAtgaaaatttatattgataacaaAATATCTAATTATGATTTTGAAACTACTCGTTTGCGAACCTTTTTAACATTTGATTCAAGATATTCTGAAATCAATTTTTCTAAGGAAGTAGTGCAGAATCTGCTATCGATGTTGAAATATTTGAGAGTATTATCTTTTCGTGGCCTTCATATAACTGAGTTATCTGATTTAATCGGTGAACTAAAACATCTTCGCTATTTAGATATTTCTGGCACCAAGATTGTGAGGTTGCCCAAATCTGTAACTAAATTGTACAATTTGCAAACGTTGAAATTAGAAGATTGTGATCAACTTGAAACTTTGCATAAAGATATGCATCATCTCATTAATTTAAGACATCTCGTTGTTAGTGGAGGTAGCCTAGTTGAGATGCCAAGCCAAATATGTAAATTAAGAAATCTCCAAATGTTGACAACTTTTGTTGTGGGAAAGAATAGTGGTGCTAAAATAGAAGAGTTAGTAGAACTTCAAAGTCTACATGGGGAGCTTTCCATCATGAAGTTAGAAAATGTGGTCATTATTACAAAAGCATCAGATCAAGTTAATGTATTGGATAAGAAGCAACTTGAGAAATCGTGTTTGGCATGGAGTTTTAATGATGTTGTTGTTGATCCAAAACATGGAGAGGGTGTGCTCAAAATCCTTTCACCAAACACAATGTTGAAGCAACTCAAAATTCTTAATTACCCAGGCTCAAAATTTCCGAATTGGGTTGGGAATGATTTGTTTAGCAACATTGTTGAAGTAAGGGTTGATGGTTGTGAGCGTTGTTCCATTTTACCACCCTTTGGGCAACTTTCTTTGCTAAAAGATCTTTACATTTCAAGATTCAATTAA
- the LOC115697621 gene encoding uncharacterized protein LOC115697621, with amino-acid sequence MEENSVTSLRTQVNLGSEVYMQADVPDTTRIFVDIGLGFHAEFTWSEALNYITLREERLSKQVEEYTHLIASIKAQIKLACQGIRELLQLPAEKPLPQRILTFDCKVKVMTSFIQFT; translated from the exons ATGGAGGAAAATAGTGTAACCAGTCTTAGGACACAGGTTAATCTTGGCTCTGAAGTATACATGCAAGCTGATGT GCCAGACACTACACGCATATTTGTAGATATTGGACTAGGATTTCATGCAGAGTTCACGTGGTCCGAAGCCTTAAATTATATAACTTTAAGGGAGGAAAGATTATCCAA GCAAGTTGAAGAGTATACTCACCTTATTGCATCAATTAAAGCCCAGATAAAATTG GCATGCCAAGGAATAAGGGAGTTGCTCCAACTTCCAGCAGAGAAACCCTTACCCCAGCGTATCCTAACTTTTGATTGTAAAGTTAAGGTTATGACAAGTTTTATACAGTTCACATAA
- the LOC115697111 gene encoding protein argonaute 7: MEETEDSNGNKKYKDKARSLKGRRTSPQNSHQYQYQYQYHQYQYQYQQQLLQYSNQFGICNQNQYNTHRYYPALLPLPPPIPIPLQLALTPPLPLNHHHGFRSKTRLHKPPCKQKDNPPFAASSDTQVSNVTISPEGLQKQSSLPLKQEDVWKFQKHTFTSGKPGQALVAARRPDSGGVEGSVISLLANHFLVQFDSCQRIFHYNVEISPYPSKEIARMIKKKLVEDNSAVLCGAIPAYDGRKNLYSPVEFQKDKLELFISLPIPTNKPSLPYGELNGFQENHQQLKLFRLNIKLVSKLDGKELSNYLNKEGGDWIPLPQDYLQALDVVLREGSIEKCIPVGRSLYSSSMGGSQEIGGGAVGLRGFFQSLRPTQQGLALNVDFSVTAFHESIGVISYLQKRLEFLRDLPQRKTRGLIGPERKEVERALKNIRIFVCHRETVQRYRVYGLTEEATENLWFADRDGNNLRLISYFKDHYNYDIQYRNLPCLQISRSKPCYLPMELCMVCEGQKFLGKLSDDQTARILKMGCQRPKERKAIIDGVMQGPVGPTSGVQGREFKLHISREMTRLNGRLLQPPKLKFGDGGHIRDLVPSRRDRQWNLLDSHVFEGTQIERWALISFGGNAEQKSSIPTFINQLTQRCEQLGIFLNKNTIISPQFEPTQVLNNVSLLESKLKRIQRVASNNLQLLVCVMERKHKGYADLKRIAETSVGFVSQCCLYQNLSKPNSQFLANLALKINAKIGGCTTALYNSLSSQIPRLLQSDEPVIFMGADVTHPHPLDDVSPSVAAVVGSMNWPAANKYVSRMRSQKHRQEIIEDLGAMVGELLDDFHQAVGKLPKRIVFFRDGVSETQFYKVLQEELQAIKAACSSRYPDSKPPITFAVVQKRHHTRLFPFKLDPSIVQNQFSDENIAPGTVVDTVITHPREFDFYLCSHWGMKGTSRPTHYHILWDESQFTSDELQKLVYNLCYTYVRCTKPVSLVPPVYYAHLAAYRGRLYLERSDSKSTISSLSRAASPKTMPLPKLSENIKKLMFYC; encoded by the exons ATGGAAGAGACAGAGGACTCTAATGGTAACAAGAAATACAAAGACAAAGCGAGAAGCTTAAAGGGTAGAAGAACCAGCCCTCAAAATAGTCATCAGTATCAGTATCAATATCAGTATCATCAGTACCAGTACCAGTATCAACAACAGCTACTTCAGTACTCAAATCAGTTTGGAATCTGTAACCAAAACCAATACAATACTCATAGATACTACCCagctcttcttcctctaccacCTCCAATACCGATACCTTTGCAACTGGCTTTAACACCACCTCTTCCTTTGAACCATCATCATGGCTTCAGATCAAAAACCCGCCTCCACAAACCTCCATGCAAGCAGAAAGACAATCCTCCTTTTGCTGCTTCTTCGGACACCCAAGTCTCCAATGTCACAATTTCACCAG AGGGGCTCCAAAAGCAAAGTAGTTTGCCTCTCAAACAAGAAGATGTATGGAAGTTCCAAAAGCATACGTTCACAAGTGGAAAACCAGGTCAAGCCCTGGTAGCAGCAAGGAGACCAGATTCTGGTGGTGTAGAAGGGTCAGTTATATCCCTTTTGGCAAACCACTTTCTAGTCCAATTTGATTCCTGTCAAAGGATTTTCCACTACAATGTTGAAATATCTCCTTATCCCTCCAAGGAAATAGCCAGAATGATCAAAAAGAAACTGGTAGAGGACAACTCTGCTGTTCTATGTGGTGCTATTCCTGCCTATGATGGCCGGAAGAATCTTTACAGCCCAGTTGAATTCCAAAAAGATAAACTTGAACTCTTTATAAGCCTTCCAATACCCACAAACAAACCAAGCCTTCCATATGGAGAACTCAATGGATTTCAAGAGAATCATCAACAGCTTAAACTGTTTCGGTTAAACATCAAACTTGTGTCCAAGCTTGATGGGAAAGAGCTGAGTAATTACTTGAACAAGGAAGGAGGTGATTGGATTCCACTTCCTCAGGACTATCTCCAAGCCTTGGATGTTGTATTGAGGGAGGGTTCCATTGAGAAGTGCATACCTGTGGGGAGATCACTCTATTCCAGCTCAATGGGAGGGAGTCAAGAAATTGGAGGAGGAGCTGTTGGGTTGAGAGGGTTCTTTCAGAGCCTTAGACCAACTCAACAAGGACTAGCTCTTAATGTGGATTTCTCAGTGACTGCTTTCCATGAAAGCATTGGAGTAATCTCGTACTTGCAGAAGCGCCTCGAGTTTCTTCGAGACCTTCCTCAAAGGAAGACAAGGGGTTTGATTGGTCCGGAAAGGAAGGAAGTGGAGAGAGCATTGAAGAACATCAGAATCTTTGTTTGCCACAGGGAAACTGTTCAGAGGTACCGTGTCTATGGCTTAACTGAGGAAGCCACTGAGAATCTGTGGTTTGCAGATAGGGATGGGAATAATCTAAGGCTGATCAGTTATTTCAAGGATCACTATAACTATGACATACAATACAGGAATTTGCCATGCTTGCAGATTAGTAGGAGCAAACCATGTTATCTTCCAATGGAGCTATGCATGGTATGTGAAGGCCAGAAATTTCTTGGAAAGCTCTCAGATGATCAGACCGCACGAATTCTTAAGATGGGTTGCCAACGGCCTAAAGAGAGAAAAGCTATTATTGATGGTGTCATGCAAGGGCCTGTTGGGCCAACAAG TGGCGTCCAGGGAAGAGAATTCAAACTCCACATCTCCAGAGAAATGACAAGATTAAATGGAAGACTTCTTCAAcctccaaagctaaaatttGGTGACGGAGGGCACATTAGAGACCTAGTTCCCTCTCGCCGTGATCGACAATGGAACCTTCTGGACAGCCATGTATTTGAAGGGACTCAAATTGAAAGGTGGGCGTTGATAAGTTTTGGCGGCAACGCTGAACAGAAATCAAGCATTCCAACGTTCATAAACCAGCTCACTCAGAGGTGTGAACAGTTGGGCATATTTCTTAACAAAAACACAATCATTAGCCCCCAGTTTGAACCAACACAAGTCCTGAACAATGTTTCCCTTTTGGAATCTAAACTCAAAAGAATTCAAAGAGTTGCATCAAACAATCTCCAACTGCTAGTATGTGTTATGgaaagaaaacacaaagggtATGCAGATTTGAAGCGAATAGCAGAGACTAGTGTTGGGTTTGTAAGTCAGTGTTGCTTGTACCAGAATCTCTCTAAGCCGAATTCACAGTTCTTGGCAAATTTGGCTCTTAAAATCAATGCCAAAATAGGTGGTTGCACAACTGCTCTATACAATTCATTGTCATCTCAGATCCCACGACTGCTTCAATCCGATGAGCCTGTGATCTTCATGGGTGCAGATGTTACTCATCCTCATCCACTCGATGATGTCAGCCCATCTGTTGCTGCTGTTGTTGGCAGCATGAATTGGCCAGCAGcaaacaagtatgtttcaaGAATGAGGTCCCAAAAGCACAGGCAAGAAATCATTGAGGATCTTGGTGCCATGGTAGGAGAATTGCTGGATGATTTCCACCAGGCAGTTGGCAAACTCCCCAAGAGAATCGTTTTCTTCAGAGACGGAGTAAGTGAAACCCAATTCTACAAAGTTCTTCAAGAGGAACTGCAGGCCATTAAAGCAGCTTGTTCTTCTAGATATCCTGATTCAAAACCTCCCATAACTTTTGCAGTAGTCCAGAAAAGGCACCACACTAGATTGTTTCCTTTCAAACTAGACCCTTCAATTGTACAGAACCAGTTTTCTGATGAAAATATTGCCCCAGGAACTGTGGTGGACACAGTGATTACTCATCCAAGAGAATTTGATTTCTATCTTTGCAGCCATTGGGGTATGAAAGGAACAAGCCGACCAACACATTATCATATTCTGTGGGATGAAAGCCAATTCACTTCCGATGAACTACAGAAACTGGTGTACAATCTTTGTTATACATACGTAAGGTGTACTAAACCAGTTTCTTTGGTTCCCCCAGTTTATTATGCTCACTTGGCTGCATACAGAGGCAGACTTTACCTGGAGCGATCGGACTCCAAAAGTACTATTTCCTCACTTTCTCGAGCTGCTTCTCCAAAGACTATGCCACTACCCAAACTTAGTGAGAATATCAAGAAGCTCATGTTTTATTGCTGA